The Xiphias gladius isolate SHS-SW01 ecotype Sanya breed wild chromosome 9, ASM1685928v1, whole genome shotgun sequence genome window below encodes:
- the zdhhc6 gene encoding palmitoyltransferase ZDHHC6 isoform X3 has product MNFLSTFVTFENLHEVRRLCHWGPVIALSVIAICSTMAILDSIIWYWPLDTTGGSINFIMLINWTVLILYNYFNAMFVGPGYIPLGWRPENPQDTQYLQYCRACQGYKAPRSHHCRKCNRCVMKMDHHCPWINNCCGHLNHAFFTSFLLLAPLGCSHAAIIFIMTMYTQLYERISFGWSTVKIDMSAVRQFQPLMPFSLPAFAATLFALGLALGTTIAVGMLFFIQMKVILRNKTSIESWIEEKAKDRIQHYQTGEEFIFPYDLGSRWLNFKQIFTWSGTPKGDGIEWPVHPKCHQHTLTIEQLKQKADKRVRSQVQYQAVEDYNGACCPLSKGLQTFFRTPCTEEPRIPLHKGDTILATRGTKWWMYGDKVLSKEQMRGERIRGWFPRRCVEKCHYDTAASDSTSEKKVN; this is encoded by the exons atgaacttcctGTCAACTTTTGTGACATTTGAGAACCTCCATGAGGTTCGGAGATTGTGCCATTGGGGTCCAGTCATAGCCCTGTCTGTCATTGCTATATGCTCCACCATGGCTATTCTGGACTCAATTATCTGGTACTGGCCACTAGACACTACAGGAGGCAGCATTAACTTCATCATGCTCATAAACTGGACTGTCCTCATCCTCTACAACTACTTCAATGCTATGTTTGTTGGACCTGGGTATATCCCTCTTGGATGGAGACCA GAGAATCCACAGGATACCCAATATCTACAGTACTGCAGAGCATGCCAAGGGTACAAGGCCCCCAGATCCCATCACTGTCGCAAGTGTAACAG GTGTGTGATGAAGATGGACCACCACTGCCCCTGGATCAACAACTGCTGTGGCCACCTGAACCACGCCTTCTTCACCAGCTTCCTGCTGCTCGCTCCTCTGGGCTGCTCGCACGCTGCCATCATCTTCATTATGACCATGTACACGCAACTGTATGAGAGG ATATCATTTGGCTGGAGCACTGTGAAGATTGACATGAGTGCTGTGCGTCAATTCCAGCCCCTCATGCCCTTCAGTTTGCCCGCCTTTGCTGCCACACTCTTTGCCTTAGGCTTGGCACTGGGCACCACTATTGCTGTTGGCATGCTTTTCTTTATACAG ATGAAAGTCATCCTTCGAAATAAGACCTCGATCGAGTCCTGGATCGAGGAAAAG GCCAAAGACAGGATACAGCACTACCAAACAGGGGAGGAGTTCATCTTCCCTTACGACCTCGGCAGCCGCTGGCTGAACTTCAAGCAAATCTTCACGTGGTCAGGGACGCCCAAGGGTGACGGCATTGAATGGCCAGTTCACCCCAAGTGTCACCAGCACACCTTAACT ATTGAGCAACTGAAGCAGAAAGCTGATAAACGAGTGAGAAGT CAGGTCCAGTACCAGGCAGTAGAGGACTATAATGGAGCTTGCTGCCCTCTGAGCAAGGGTCTCCAAACCTTTTTCAGAACCCCTTGCACTGAGGAGCCGAGGATCCCCCTCCACAAGGGGGACACCATCCTAGCCACCCGTGGCACCAA ATGGTGGATGTATGGAGACAAAGTTCTAAGCAAGGAGCAAATGAGAG GAGAGCGCATAAGGGGATGGTTTCCAAGGCGATGTGTGGAGAAGTGCCATTATGACACAGCTGCCAGTGATAGCACCAGCGAAaagaaagtaaattaa
- the zdhhc6 gene encoding palmitoyltransferase ZDHHC6 isoform X1 translates to MNFLSTFVTFENLHEVRRLCHWGPVIALSVIAICSTMAILDSIIWYWPLDTTGGSINFIMLINWTVLILYNYFNAMFVGPGYIPLGWRPENPQDTQYLQYCRACQGYKAPRSHHCRKCNRCVMKMDHHCPWINNCCGHLNHAFFTSFLLLAPLGCSHAAIIFIMTMYTQLYERISFGWSTVKIDMSAVRQFQPLMPFSLPAFAATLFALGLALGTTIAVGMLFFIQMKVILRNKTSIESWIEEKAKDRIQHYQTGEEFIFPYDLGSRWLNFKQIFTWSGTPKGDGIEWPVHPKCHQHTLTIEQLKQKADKRVRSQVQYQAVEDYNGACCPLSKGLQTFFRTPCTEEPRIPLHKGDTILATRGTKWWMYGDKVLSKEQMRVGERIRGWFPRRCVEKCHYDTAASDSTSEKKVN, encoded by the exons atgaacttcctGTCAACTTTTGTGACATTTGAGAACCTCCATGAGGTTCGGAGATTGTGCCATTGGGGTCCAGTCATAGCCCTGTCTGTCATTGCTATATGCTCCACCATGGCTATTCTGGACTCAATTATCTGGTACTGGCCACTAGACACTACAGGAGGCAGCATTAACTTCATCATGCTCATAAACTGGACTGTCCTCATCCTCTACAACTACTTCAATGCTATGTTTGTTGGACCTGGGTATATCCCTCTTGGATGGAGACCA GAGAATCCACAGGATACCCAATATCTACAGTACTGCAGAGCATGCCAAGGGTACAAGGCCCCCAGATCCCATCACTGTCGCAAGTGTAACAG GTGTGTGATGAAGATGGACCACCACTGCCCCTGGATCAACAACTGCTGTGGCCACCTGAACCACGCCTTCTTCACCAGCTTCCTGCTGCTCGCTCCTCTGGGCTGCTCGCACGCTGCCATCATCTTCATTATGACCATGTACACGCAACTGTATGAGAGG ATATCATTTGGCTGGAGCACTGTGAAGATTGACATGAGTGCTGTGCGTCAATTCCAGCCCCTCATGCCCTTCAGTTTGCCCGCCTTTGCTGCCACACTCTTTGCCTTAGGCTTGGCACTGGGCACCACTATTGCTGTTGGCATGCTTTTCTTTATACAG ATGAAAGTCATCCTTCGAAATAAGACCTCGATCGAGTCCTGGATCGAGGAAAAG GCCAAAGACAGGATACAGCACTACCAAACAGGGGAGGAGTTCATCTTCCCTTACGACCTCGGCAGCCGCTGGCTGAACTTCAAGCAAATCTTCACGTGGTCAGGGACGCCCAAGGGTGACGGCATTGAATGGCCAGTTCACCCCAAGTGTCACCAGCACACCTTAACT ATTGAGCAACTGAAGCAGAAAGCTGATAAACGAGTGAGAAGT CAGGTCCAGTACCAGGCAGTAGAGGACTATAATGGAGCTTGCTGCCCTCTGAGCAAGGGTCTCCAAACCTTTTTCAGAACCCCTTGCACTGAGGAGCCGAGGATCCCCCTCCACAAGGGGGACACCATCCTAGCCACCCGTGGCACCAA ATGGTGGATGTATGGAGACAAAGTTCTAAGCAAGGAGCAAATGAGAG TAGGAGAGCGCATAAGGGGATGGTTTCCAAGGCGATGTGTGGAGAAGTGCCATTATGACACAGCTGCCAGTGATAGCACCAGCGAAaagaaagtaaattaa
- the zdhhc6 gene encoding palmitoyltransferase ZDHHC6 isoform X2 has product MNFLSTFVTFENLHEVRRLCHWGPVIALSVIAICSTMAILDSIIWYWPLDTTGGSINFIMLINWTVLILYNYFNAMFVGPGYIPLGWRPENPQDTQYLQYCRACQGYKAPRSHHCRKCNRCVMKMDHHCPWINNCCGHLNHAFFTSFLLLAPLGCSHAAIIFIMTMYTQLYERISFGWSTVKIDMSAVRQFQPLMPFSLPAFAATLFALGLALGTTIAVGMLFFIQMKVILRNKTSIESWIEEKAKDRIQHYQTGEEFIFPYDLGSRWLNFKQIFTWSGTPKGDGIEWPVHPKCHQHTLTIEQLKQKADKRVRSVQYQAVEDYNGACCPLSKGLQTFFRTPCTEEPRIPLHKGDTILATRGTKWWMYGDKVLSKEQMRVGERIRGWFPRRCVEKCHYDTAASDSTSEKKVN; this is encoded by the exons atgaacttcctGTCAACTTTTGTGACATTTGAGAACCTCCATGAGGTTCGGAGATTGTGCCATTGGGGTCCAGTCATAGCCCTGTCTGTCATTGCTATATGCTCCACCATGGCTATTCTGGACTCAATTATCTGGTACTGGCCACTAGACACTACAGGAGGCAGCATTAACTTCATCATGCTCATAAACTGGACTGTCCTCATCCTCTACAACTACTTCAATGCTATGTTTGTTGGACCTGGGTATATCCCTCTTGGATGGAGACCA GAGAATCCACAGGATACCCAATATCTACAGTACTGCAGAGCATGCCAAGGGTACAAGGCCCCCAGATCCCATCACTGTCGCAAGTGTAACAG GTGTGTGATGAAGATGGACCACCACTGCCCCTGGATCAACAACTGCTGTGGCCACCTGAACCACGCCTTCTTCACCAGCTTCCTGCTGCTCGCTCCTCTGGGCTGCTCGCACGCTGCCATCATCTTCATTATGACCATGTACACGCAACTGTATGAGAGG ATATCATTTGGCTGGAGCACTGTGAAGATTGACATGAGTGCTGTGCGTCAATTCCAGCCCCTCATGCCCTTCAGTTTGCCCGCCTTTGCTGCCACACTCTTTGCCTTAGGCTTGGCACTGGGCACCACTATTGCTGTTGGCATGCTTTTCTTTATACAG ATGAAAGTCATCCTTCGAAATAAGACCTCGATCGAGTCCTGGATCGAGGAAAAG GCCAAAGACAGGATACAGCACTACCAAACAGGGGAGGAGTTCATCTTCCCTTACGACCTCGGCAGCCGCTGGCTGAACTTCAAGCAAATCTTCACGTGGTCAGGGACGCCCAAGGGTGACGGCATTGAATGGCCAGTTCACCCCAAGTGTCACCAGCACACCTTAACT ATTGAGCAACTGAAGCAGAAAGCTGATAAACGAGTGAGAAGT GTCCAGTACCAGGCAGTAGAGGACTATAATGGAGCTTGCTGCCCTCTGAGCAAGGGTCTCCAAACCTTTTTCAGAACCCCTTGCACTGAGGAGCCGAGGATCCCCCTCCACAAGGGGGACACCATCCTAGCCACCCGTGGCACCAA ATGGTGGATGTATGGAGACAAAGTTCTAAGCAAGGAGCAAATGAGAG TAGGAGAGCGCATAAGGGGATGGTTTCCAAGGCGATGTGTGGAGAAGTGCCATTATGACACAGCTGCCAGTGATAGCACCAGCGAAaagaaagtaaattaa
- the zdhhc6 gene encoding palmitoyltransferase ZDHHC6 isoform X4, whose protein sequence is MNFLSTFVTFENLHEVRRLCHWGPVIALSVIAICSTMAILDSIIWYWPLDTTGGSINFIMLINWTVLILYNYFNAMFVGPGYIPLGWRPENPQDTQYLQYCRACQGYKAPRSHHCRKCNRCVMKMDHHCPWINNCCGHLNHAFFTSFLLLAPLGCSHAAIIFIMTMYTQLYERISFGWSTVKIDMSAVRQFQPLMPFSLPAFAATLFALGLALGTTIAVGMLFFIQMKVILRNKTSIESWIEEKAKDRIQHYQTGEEFIFPYDLGSRWLNFKQIFTWSGTPKGDGIEWPVHPKCHQHTLTIEQLKQKADKRVRSVQYQAVEDYNGACCPLSKGLQTFFRTPCTEEPRIPLHKGDTILATRGTKWWMYGDKVLSKEQMRGERIRGWFPRRCVEKCHYDTAASDSTSEKKVN, encoded by the exons atgaacttcctGTCAACTTTTGTGACATTTGAGAACCTCCATGAGGTTCGGAGATTGTGCCATTGGGGTCCAGTCATAGCCCTGTCTGTCATTGCTATATGCTCCACCATGGCTATTCTGGACTCAATTATCTGGTACTGGCCACTAGACACTACAGGAGGCAGCATTAACTTCATCATGCTCATAAACTGGACTGTCCTCATCCTCTACAACTACTTCAATGCTATGTTTGTTGGACCTGGGTATATCCCTCTTGGATGGAGACCA GAGAATCCACAGGATACCCAATATCTACAGTACTGCAGAGCATGCCAAGGGTACAAGGCCCCCAGATCCCATCACTGTCGCAAGTGTAACAG GTGTGTGATGAAGATGGACCACCACTGCCCCTGGATCAACAACTGCTGTGGCCACCTGAACCACGCCTTCTTCACCAGCTTCCTGCTGCTCGCTCCTCTGGGCTGCTCGCACGCTGCCATCATCTTCATTATGACCATGTACACGCAACTGTATGAGAGG ATATCATTTGGCTGGAGCACTGTGAAGATTGACATGAGTGCTGTGCGTCAATTCCAGCCCCTCATGCCCTTCAGTTTGCCCGCCTTTGCTGCCACACTCTTTGCCTTAGGCTTGGCACTGGGCACCACTATTGCTGTTGGCATGCTTTTCTTTATACAG ATGAAAGTCATCCTTCGAAATAAGACCTCGATCGAGTCCTGGATCGAGGAAAAG GCCAAAGACAGGATACAGCACTACCAAACAGGGGAGGAGTTCATCTTCCCTTACGACCTCGGCAGCCGCTGGCTGAACTTCAAGCAAATCTTCACGTGGTCAGGGACGCCCAAGGGTGACGGCATTGAATGGCCAGTTCACCCCAAGTGTCACCAGCACACCTTAACT ATTGAGCAACTGAAGCAGAAAGCTGATAAACGAGTGAGAAGT GTCCAGTACCAGGCAGTAGAGGACTATAATGGAGCTTGCTGCCCTCTGAGCAAGGGTCTCCAAACCTTTTTCAGAACCCCTTGCACTGAGGAGCCGAGGATCCCCCTCCACAAGGGGGACACCATCCTAGCCACCCGTGGCACCAA ATGGTGGATGTATGGAGACAAAGTTCTAAGCAAGGAGCAAATGAGAG GAGAGCGCATAAGGGGATGGTTTCCAAGGCGATGTGTGGAGAAGTGCCATTATGACACAGCTGCCAGTGATAGCACCAGCGAAaagaaagtaaattaa